A genome region from Solirubrobacter pauli includes the following:
- the rplR gene encoding 50S ribosomal protein L18 — translation MTVLSPPAKRLKRRRRVRAKVHGSAVRPRISVFRSNRGIFAQLIDDDAGRTLASVQWTEDALKSLKPMEQATEAGKLLASRAKDAGIDSAVFDRGGYQYHGRVKALAEGAREGGLSF, via the coding sequence ATGACGGTTCTGTCTCCTCCTGCGAAGCGCCTCAAGCGTCGTCGCCGCGTCCGTGCGAAGGTGCACGGCTCGGCCGTGCGCCCGCGCATCTCGGTGTTCCGCTCCAACCGCGGCATCTTCGCCCAGCTCATCGACGACGACGCCGGCCGCACGCTGGCCTCGGTCCAGTGGACCGAGGACGCGCTGAAGTCGCTCAAGCCGATGGAGCAGGCGACGGAGGCGGGCAAGCTGCTCGCTTCCCGCGCGAAGGACGCCGGCATCGACTCCGCCGTGTTCGATCGCGGTGGCTACCAGTATCACGGCCGTGTGAAGGCCCTGGCCGAGGGCGCCCGCGAGGGCGGCCTGAGCTTCTAA
- the rplF gene encoding 50S ribosomal protein L6, which translates to MSRIGRKPIPVPSSVTVTVEPEVVRVSGPRGNLEERKNRAIEVVQEDGQLLVTRPTDRAEHRALHGLTRSLVANMVEGVTVGFTKTLEIQGVGYRAQLKGKDLELALGYSHPVPIKAPEGIEFEVPQPTRVIIKGNSKQVVGEIAAIIRKQRPPEPYKGKGIRYQGEYVARKVGKRA; encoded by the coding sequence ATGTCCCGCATCGGTAGAAAGCCCATCCCCGTGCCCTCGTCCGTGACTGTCACGGTCGAGCCCGAGGTCGTGCGCGTCAGCGGGCCCCGGGGCAACCTCGAGGAGCGCAAGAACCGCGCGATCGAGGTCGTCCAGGAAGACGGCCAGCTGCTCGTCACCCGTCCGACCGATCGCGCCGAGCACCGGGCCCTGCACGGGCTCACGCGCTCGCTGGTCGCGAACATGGTCGAGGGTGTGACCGTCGGCTTCACGAAGACGCTCGAGATCCAGGGCGTCGGTTACCGCGCGCAGCTCAAGGGCAAGGACCTGGAGCTCGCGCTCGGCTACTCGCACCCTGTGCCGATCAAGGCGCCGGAGGGCATCGAGTTCGAGGTCCCGCAGCCCACGCGCGTGATCATCAAGGGCAACTCGAAGCAGGTTGTCGGCGAGATCGCCGCCATCATCCGCAAGCAGCGTCCGCCGGAGCCGTACAAGGGCAAGGGCATCCGCTATCAGGGCGAGTACGTGGCCCGGAAGGTCGGTAAGCGCGCATGA
- a CDS encoding type Z 30S ribosomal protein S14 produces the protein MAKTSKIVASQRTPKYKTRQQSRCRRCGRPRAVYRKFGICRLCLRQLAHNGMIPGMTKSSW, from the coding sequence ATGGCTAAGACATCCAAGATCGTCGCCTCGCAGCGCACGCCCAAGTACAAGACGCGCCAGCAGTCCCGCTGCCGTCGTTGTGGGCGTCCGCGCGCGGTGTACCGCAAGTTCGGCATCTGCCGTCTGTGCCTGCGCCAGCTGGCCCACAACGGCATGATCCCCGGCATGACGAAGTCGAGCTGGTAG
- the rplX gene encoding 50S ribosomal protein L24 has protein sequence MAKKIRTDDNVIVISGKDKGKTGKVLRVEPAKDRVYVEGLNIIKRHQRPVPGRPNLEVGVIEREAPIHISNVALVDPKDHKPTRVGVTREGGIRKRVSRRSGTELD, from the coding sequence ATGGCCAAGAAGATCCGCACCGACGACAACGTGATCGTCATCTCCGGCAAGGACAAGGGGAAGACCGGCAAGGTCCTCCGTGTCGAGCCGGCGAAGGACCGCGTGTACGTCGAGGGCCTGAACATCATCAAGCGTCACCAGCGCCCGGTGCCGGGCCGACCGAACCTCGAGGTCGGCGTCATCGAGCGCGAGGCGCCGATCCACATCTCCAACGTGGCGTTGGTGGATCCCAAGGACCACAAGCCCACCCGCGTGGGCGTCACCCGCGAGGGCGGCATTCGCAAGCGCGTGAGCCGTCGCTCTGGGACGGAGCTCGACTGA
- the rpsS gene encoding 30S ribosomal protein S19 yields the protein MSRSSKKGPWVEDRLFARIESMNDANQRTMIKTWSRASTIFPEFVGHTIAVHDGRKHVPVFVSESMVGHKLGEFAPTRTYRGHDARGKVR from the coding sequence ATGAGCCGTTCCTCAAAGAAGGGGCCGTGGGTCGAGGATCGTCTCTTCGCCCGCATCGAGTCAATGAACGACGCGAACCAGCGCACGATGATCAAGACGTGGTCGCGGGCTTCGACGATCTTCCCGGAGTTCGTCGGTCACACGATCGCCGTCCACGACGGCCGCAAGCACGTCCCGGTCTTCGTCTCTGAGTCCATGGTGGGTCACAAGCTCGGCGAGTTCGCGCCGACGCGTACCTATCGCGGACATGACGCGCGAGGCAAGGTGCGATGA
- the rplC gene encoding 50S ribosomal protein L3 → MPAILAKKLGMTQRFLDDGRVERVTVLEAGPCPVTAIRTNDVDGYEAVQLGFGAVREKALNKPKLGYLKKVNASPVRTLVEFRDEAGELVVGDTVTVEAFEVGQKVKIAGKGKGKGFQGTIKRHNFSSGPKSHGSHNKRAPGSIGASATPSRVFKGIRGPGQMGGKRVTQKGLTIVDLLPEQNLMLVRGSVPGSKGDTVEVRTDA, encoded by the coding sequence ATGCCCGCCATCCTCGCCAAGAAGCTGGGAATGACCCAGCGCTTCCTCGACGACGGTCGTGTCGAGCGCGTGACCGTGCTCGAGGCGGGCCCGTGCCCCGTGACCGCCATCCGCACGAATGACGTCGACGGCTACGAGGCTGTTCAGCTCGGCTTCGGCGCCGTCCGCGAGAAAGCGCTCAACAAGCCCAAGCTCGGCTACCTGAAGAAGGTCAACGCCTCCCCCGTCCGCACGCTCGTGGAGTTCCGCGACGAAGCGGGCGAGCTCGTCGTCGGCGACACCGTGACCGTGGAGGCCTTCGAGGTCGGCCAGAAGGTCAAGATCGCCGGCAAGGGCAAGGGCAAGGGCTTCCAGGGCACGATCAAGCGCCACAACTTCTCGTCCGGTCCGAAGTCCCACGGCTCGCACAACAAGCGCGCCCCGGGCTCGATCGGTGCCTCGGCCACGCCCTCGCGCGTGTTCAAGGGCATTCGCGGCCCCGGCCAGATGGGCGGCAAGCGCGTCACGCAGAAGGGTCTGACGATCGTCGACCTTCTGCCCGAGCAGAACCTGATGCTCGTCCGCGGCTCGGTTCCGGGCTCCAAGGGCGACACCGTGGAGGTCCGTACGGATGCCTAG
- the rplE gene encoding 50S ribosomal protein L5 — MARLKDRYNDEIRAQLVDKFGYSTPMQAPKLVKVTLNMGVGEAKQDSKQLEAAKAQLADIAGQQPNIRRARKSVAAFKLREGMPVGLTVTLRDQKAYEFIDRLVSVAIPRLRDFRGLNPKSFDGRGNYNTGIKEHVIFPEIDYDTVDAVRGFDIAFTTTAKTDAEAFTLLDALGLPFARDGRPKQYESLRQPVAA; from the coding sequence ATGGCACGTTTGAAGGACCGTTACAACGACGAGATCCGCGCGCAGCTCGTGGACAAGTTCGGCTACTCGACGCCGATGCAGGCGCCGAAGCTGGTCAAGGTGACGCTCAACATGGGCGTCGGCGAGGCCAAGCAGGACTCCAAGCAGCTCGAGGCGGCCAAGGCGCAGCTCGCGGACATCGCGGGCCAGCAGCCGAACATCCGCCGGGCGCGCAAGTCCGTCGCCGCCTTCAAGCTCCGCGAGGGCATGCCCGTGGGCCTGACCGTCACCCTGCGTGACCAGAAGGCGTACGAGTTCATCGACCGCCTGGTCTCCGTGGCCATCCCGCGTCTGCGCGACTTCCGGGGCCTCAACCCCAAGTCGTTCGACGGCCGTGGGAACTACAACACGGGGATCAAGGAGCACGTGATCTTCCCGGAGATCGACTACGACACCGTCGACGCCGTCCGCGGCTTCGACATCGCTTTCACGACGACCGCCAAGACTGACGCAGAGGCGTTCACGCTTCTCGACGCGCTCGGCCTGCCCTTCGCCCGCGATGGCCGGCCCAAGCAGTACGAGAGCCTCCGCCAGCCGGTCGCCGCCTAG
- the rplW gene encoding 50S ribosomal protein L23 encodes MDHSQVIIRPVVSEKSYVLATAEKYTFRVHDKAHKTQIKQAVEALFDVNVVEVRTSKVPSKPKRRGVTAGRTRAWKKAVVQVAPGQSIPIFQGLEADL; translated from the coding sequence ATGGACCACAGCCAGGTGATCATCCGCCCGGTCGTCTCCGAGAAGAGCTACGTCCTGGCGACCGCCGAGAAGTACACGTTCCGCGTGCACGACAAGGCGCACAAGACGCAGATCAAGCAGGCCGTCGAGGCGCTGTTCGACGTCAACGTCGTCGAGGTCCGCACGTCCAAGGTCCCCTCCAAGCCCAAGCGTCGCGGCGTCACCGCCGGTCGCACCCGGGCGTGGAAGAAGGCCGTCGTGCAGGTCGCTCCCGGCCAGTCCATCCCGATCTTCCAGGGCCTCGAGGCCGACCTCTAA
- the rplN gene encoding 50S ribosomal protein L14, which produces MIQNETRLRVADNTGAREILTIRVMGGSRRRYAGVGDIIVATVKQANPNGTVKKGDVVKAVVVRTKKEFGREDGTYIAFDENAAVIIDAQNNPRGTRIFGPVARELRDGGFMKIVSLAPEVL; this is translated from the coding sequence GTGATCCAGAACGAGACCCGGCTCCGCGTCGCCGACAACACCGGCGCGCGCGAGATCCTCACCATCCGCGTCATGGGTGGCTCGCGCCGCCGCTACGCGGGCGTGGGGGACATCATCGTCGCCACGGTCAAGCAGGCCAACCCGAACGGGACGGTCAAGAAGGGTGACGTCGTCAAGGCGGTCGTCGTGCGCACGAAGAAGGAGTTCGGGCGCGAAGACGGCACCTACATCGCCTTCGACGAGAACGCCGCGGTGATCATCGACGCCCAGAACAACCCGCGCGGCACGCGCATCTTCGGCCCGGTGGCGCGCGAGCTGCGCGACGGCGGGTTCATGAAGATCGTCTCGCTCGCTCCCGAGGTGCTCTAG
- the rpmC gene encoding 50S ribosomal protein L29 produces MKASELRDLDDKALGEHVANVRRELFGLRLQHATGELENTAGLRSAKRDVARALTVARQRGIDPTQKNNG; encoded by the coding sequence ATGAAGGCGTCCGAACTCCGCGACCTCGACGACAAGGCCCTGGGCGAGCACGTGGCCAACGTGCGCCGTGAGCTGTTCGGCCTGCGGCTGCAGCACGCCACGGGCGAGCTCGAGAACACGGCGGGCCTGCGGTCCGCCAAGCGCGACGTCGCTCGCGCCCTGACCGTCGCGCGTCAGCGCGGCATCGACCCGACACAGAAGAACAATGGCTGA
- the rplV gene encoding 50S ribosomal protein L22, giving the protein MTPDNEKQTDQVDENVPDDAVEETPQAEGTSAEPVDQQERADEAAARATDAAVEAEEAADEAGTETAVAAAAEAEEAADKAQNAAAAAADKPKREKSRKAREAEQAADQAEEAADEAKKSASRTRSRRGGRAEEPKAVPVGLEVSAQAKYVRTSARKARLVCDHIRGKDVVEARKILAFATRDAAKAWSKLLESAVANAEHNHELVGEELRILSVHADEGPTLKRYRPRAMGRATRIRKRTSHLSITLTPKES; this is encoded by the coding sequence ATGACTCCGGACAACGAGAAGCAGACCGACCAGGTCGACGAGAACGTGCCTGACGACGCCGTGGAGGAGACTCCGCAGGCCGAGGGCACGTCCGCCGAGCCGGTCGACCAGCAGGAGCGTGCCGACGAGGCCGCCGCTCGCGCGACCGACGCCGCCGTGGAGGCCGAAGAGGCCGCCGACGAGGCCGGTACCGAGACGGCTGTCGCTGCCGCCGCCGAGGCCGAGGAGGCCGCGGACAAGGCGCAGAACGCCGCGGCCGCCGCTGCTGACAAGCCCAAGCGCGAGAAGTCCCGCAAGGCCCGCGAGGCCGAGCAGGCCGCGGACCAGGCCGAGGAGGCCGCCGACGAGGCGAAGAAGTCCGCGAGCCGGACTCGGAGCCGTCGTGGCGGTCGGGCCGAGGAGCCCAAGGCCGTGCCGGTCGGGCTGGAGGTCTCCGCGCAGGCCAAGTACGTGCGTACATCCGCCCGCAAGGCGCGGCTCGTGTGCGACCACATCCGCGGCAAGGACGTCGTCGAGGCGCGCAAGATCCTTGCGTTCGCCACGCGCGACGCCGCCAAGGCGTGGAGCAAGCTGCTCGAGTCGGCCGTGGCCAACGCCGAGCACAACCACGAGCTGGTCGGCGAGGAGCTCCGCATCCTCTCCGTGCACGCCGACGAGGGTCCGACGCTGAAGCGCTACCGGCCGCGCGCCATGGGCCGCGCCACGCGCATCCGCAAGCGCACCTCGCACCTGTCCATCACGCTCACCCCGAAGGAGTCCTAG
- the rpsQ gene encoding 30S ribosomal protein S17: MTSTEATAEAPASEEKSAAPTATRRERNAAARAAKKKATGPQTLEERLAERQAHKERNAAQRRRYRAKQKAKRAEARAAAPAVEEQHAPEHGPGRPKVRQGIVVSDKPDKTVVVRVDIARRHRRYHKILRSSITLHVHDESNNAHEGDTVRVQECRPMSRTKRWRLLEVLERAK, from the coding sequence GTGACCTCCACGGAGGCGACCGCCGAAGCGCCCGCCTCCGAGGAGAAGTCCGCCGCTCCCACCGCGACTCGCCGCGAGCGCAATGCCGCCGCGCGTGCCGCGAAGAAGAAGGCCACCGGTCCCCAGACGCTCGAGGAGCGTCTGGCGGAGCGCCAGGCCCACAAGGAGCGCAACGCCGCCCAGCGGCGTCGCTACCGCGCGAAGCAGAAGGCCAAGCGCGCCGAAGCGCGTGCCGCGGCGCCGGCCGTCGAGGAGCAGCACGCTCCCGAGCATGGTCCCGGTCGTCCGAAGGTGCGCCAGGGCATCGTCGTCTCCGACAAGCCCGACAAGACGGTGGTCGTGCGCGTGGACATCGCGCGTCGTCACCGCCGCTACCACAAGATCCTCCGCAGCTCGATCACCCTGCACGTCCACGACGAGAGCAACAACGCCCATGAGGGCGACACGGTTCGCGTCCAGGAGTGCCGGCCGATGTCGCGCACCAAGCGCTGGCGGCTGCTCGAGGTCCTGGAGCGTGCGAAGTGA
- the rpsJ gene encoding 30S ribosomal protein S10 — MAQNKIRIRLKAYDSSAIETAAKEIVETATRTGATVSGPVPLPTEKNVYAVVKSPFKDKDSQEHFEIRTHKRLIDIHQPTPKTVDSLQRLDHLPAGVDIEIRLAFN; from the coding sequence ATAGCCCAGAACAAGATCCGCATTCGTCTCAAGGCGTACGACTCGTCGGCCATCGAGACCGCGGCCAAGGAGATCGTCGAGACCGCGACGCGGACTGGCGCCACTGTCTCCGGCCCGGTGCCGCTCCCGACCGAGAAGAACGTGTACGCCGTGGTGAAGTCCCCCTTCAAGGACAAGGACTCCCAGGAGCACTTCGAGATCCGGACGCACAAGCGCCTGATCGACATCCATCAGCCCACGCCCAAGACGGTCGACTCGCTTCAGCGCCTCGACCACCTGCCCGCCGGCGTGGACATCGAGATCCGACTCGCTTTCAACTAA
- the rplB gene encoding 50S ribosomal protein L2, producing the protein MPIRKPKPTSAGRRFITFPDFAEITKTEPEKSLTEGLKKSGGRNARGRKTARHRGGGAKRLYRKIDFKRTKDGVSARVAAIEYDPNRTAYIALLHYTDGTKAYIIAPNRLRVGMDVISGVGADIQVGNAMPLSAMPVGTLVHNVELQPGRGAQLARSAGVGVQLMAKEGDYATLRLPSGEMRQVRVECRATVGVVGNSDHQNVTIGKAGRKRHLGVRPQTRGKAMNPVDHPHGGGEGGGSLGNHPKTPWGVPTLGYRTRKKGKASDRLIVRGRRRGKKGGR; encoded by the coding sequence ATGCCGATTCGCAAGCCCAAGCCCACCTCCGCCGGACGACGTTTCATCACGTTCCCGGACTTCGCGGAGATCACGAAGACCGAGCCGGAGAAGTCCCTCACCGAGGGCCTCAAGAAGTCCGGCGGGCGCAACGCGCGCGGTCGCAAGACGGCTCGTCACCGCGGTGGTGGCGCCAAGCGCCTTTACCGCAAGATCGACTTCAAGCGGACCAAGGACGGCGTCTCGGCGCGCGTCGCCGCGATCGAGTACGACCCCAACCGCACGGCGTACATCGCGCTGCTCCACTACACGGACGGCACGAAGGCCTACATCATCGCTCCGAACCGCCTTCGGGTCGGCATGGACGTGATCTCGGGCGTCGGCGCGGACATCCAGGTCGGCAACGCGATGCCGCTCTCGGCCATGCCGGTCGGCACCCTGGTCCACAACGTCGAGCTGCAGCCGGGCCGTGGCGCCCAGCTCGCCCGCTCAGCCGGTGTGGGCGTGCAGTTGATGGCGAAGGAGGGCGACTACGCCACCCTGCGCCTCCCGTCCGGCGAGATGCGCCAGGTGCGCGTCGAGTGCCGCGCGACGGTCGGCGTGGTCGGCAACTCCGACCACCAGAACGTCACGATCGGCAAGGCCGGCCGCAAGCGTCACCTGGGCGTCCGCCCGCAGACGCGCGGCAAGGCCATGAACCCCGTCGACCATCCGCACGGCGGTGGCGAGGGCGGTGGCTCGCTGGGCAACCATCCGAAGACCCCGTGGGGCGTGCCGACGCTCGGCTACCGCACCCGCAAGAAGGGCAAAGCTTCAGACCGTTTGATCGTCCGCGGCCGTCGCCGTGGCAAGAAGGGTGGCCGCTGA
- the tuf gene encoding elongation factor Tu yields MAKEKFTRDKPHVNVGTIGHIDHGKTTLTAAITKVLSEKWGGQARSFDEIDNAPEEKARGITIATSHVEYETEARHYAHVDCPGHADYVKNMITGAAQMDGAILVVSAADGPMPQTREHILLARQVGVPYIVVFLNKADMVDDEELLELVEVEVRDLLNEYEFPGDDVPFVVGSALKALEGEQEYVDKIIELGNQLDSYIPEPERALDKPFLMPVEDVFSITGRGTVATGRIEQGIVNTGDTVEIVGIHKETSNTVVTGVEMFRKILDEGRAGDNVGCLLRGIKREEIERGQVLCKPGSITPHTKFKAEVYVLKKEEGGRHTPFFNGYRPQFYFRTTDVTGVANLPEGTEMVMPGDNIAMVVELIQPIAMDAGLRFAIREGGRTVGSGVVTEIVE; encoded by the coding sequence GTGGCGAAGGAGAAGTTCACGCGGGACAAGCCGCACGTCAACGTCGGCACCATCGGTCACATCGACCATGGCAAGACGACGCTGACGGCGGCCATCACGAAGGTCCTCTCTGAGAAGTGGGGCGGCCAGGCTCGCTCCTTCGACGAGATCGACAACGCTCCTGAGGAGAAGGCCCGCGGCATCACGATCGCGACGTCGCACGTCGAGTACGAGACGGAGGCGCGTCACTACGCCCACGTCGACTGCCCCGGCCACGCCGACTACGTGAAGAACATGATCACGGGCGCCGCGCAGATGGACGGCGCGATCCTCGTGGTCTCGGCGGCTGACGGCCCCATGCCCCAGACGCGTGAGCACATCCTGCTCGCCCGTCAGGTCGGCGTGCCGTACATCGTCGTGTTCCTCAACAAGGCCGACATGGTCGACGACGAGGAGCTGCTCGAGCTCGTCGAGGTCGAGGTCCGTGACCTCCTCAACGAGTACGAGTTCCCGGGCGACGACGTCCCGTTCGTCGTGGGCTCGGCGCTCAAGGCGCTCGAGGGCGAGCAGGAGTACGTCGACAAGATCATCGAGCTCGGCAACCAGCTGGACTCGTACATCCCGGAGCCCGAGCGCGCGCTCGACAAGCCGTTCCTGATGCCGGTCGAGGACGTCTTCTCGATCACGGGTCGCGGCACGGTGGCCACGGGCCGCATCGAGCAGGGCATCGTCAACACGGGCGACACGGTCGAGATCGTGGGCATCCACAAGGAGACGTCCAACACGGTCGTCACCGGCGTCGAGATGTTCCGCAAGATCCTCGACGAGGGTCGCGCGGGCGACAACGTCGGCTGCCTCCTCCGCGGCATCAAGCGCGAGGAGATCGAGCGTGGCCAGGTGCTGTGCAAGCCGGGCTCGATCACGCCGCACACGAAGTTCAAGGCTGAGGTCTACGTCCTGAAGAAGGAGGAGGGTGGCCGCCACACTCCGTTCTTCAACGGGTACCGGCCGCAGTTCTACTTCCGCACGACGGACGTCACCGGTGTCGCCAACCTGCCCGAGGGCACGGAGATGGTCATGCCGGGCGACAACATCGCGATGGTCGTCGAGCTCATCCAGCCGATCGCCATGGACGCCGGCCTGCGCTTCGCCATCCGCGAGGGTGGCCGCACCGTCGGCTCCGGCGTCGTCACGGAGATCGTCGAGTAA
- the rpsH gene encoding 30S ribosomal protein S8: MSMTDPIADFLTRIRNGIMAAHETVEIPSSTFKRELARILTEQGYIEGFDEKPGVPGSAADKILIRLKYTENRTSVISGLRRVSRPGQRRYVDSKSIPKVLGGMGTTIVSTSHGVMTGHEARAAGVGGEVVAEVW, encoded by the coding sequence ATGTCGATGACCGACCCCATCGCGGACTTCCTCACCCGCATCCGCAACGGCATCATGGCCGCGCACGAGACGGTGGAGATCCCCTCCAGCACGTTCAAGCGCGAGCTGGCCCGCATCCTCACGGAGCAGGGCTACATCGAGGGCTTCGACGAGAAGCCCGGTGTGCCCGGCAGCGCGGCCGACAAGATCCTCATCCGCCTCAAGTACACTGAGAACCGGACATCGGTGATCTCCGGCCTGCGCCGGGTGTCCCGCCCCGGTCAGCGTCGGTACGTCGACTCCAAGTCGATCCCGAAGGTCCTCGGTGGCATGGGCACCACCATCGTGTCCACCTCGCACGGCGTCATGACCGGCCACGAAGCTCGCGCTGCGGGCGTCGGTGGCGAGGTCGTCGCCGAGGTCTGGTAA
- the rplD gene encoding 50S ribosomal protein L4, whose amino-acid sequence MPSSAPTLGGGNAVTLDADVFEQPFNGPLVHEVVIAELAARRQGTHATKTRGMVSGGGAKPWRQKGTGRARAGTSRSPIWTGGGTVFGPSPRSYVVKVNRKARKSALRSALSVHAERGTIHVVDTAGFDAPSTAKASDLLNAHRGGSVLVVVADGEVTTLKSFRNLVRTNVLHVDDVGVADLVRAATLVLSQAALDSLTTRARKEAKA is encoded by the coding sequence ATGCCTAGCTCCGCTCCGACCCTGGGCGGCGGCAACGCCGTCACGCTGGACGCCGACGTCTTCGAGCAGCCGTTCAACGGCCCGCTCGTGCACGAGGTCGTCATCGCCGAGCTGGCCGCGCGCCGGCAGGGGACGCACGCGACCAAGACGCGTGGCATGGTCTCCGGCGGCGGCGCCAAGCCGTGGCGTCAGAAGGGCACCGGCCGCGCCCGTGCGGGTACGAGCCGTTCCCCGATCTGGACCGGCGGCGGCACCGTCTTCGGCCCCAGCCCGCGTTCGTACGTCGTGAAGGTCAACCGCAAGGCGCGCAAGTCCGCGCTGCGCAGCGCGCTCTCGGTGCACGCCGAGCGCGGGACCATCCACGTCGTCGACACGGCCGGCTTCGACGCGCCGTCGACCGCCAAGGCGTCCGACCTGCTGAACGCCCACCGTGGCGGTTCGGTCCTGGTCGTCGTCGCCGACGGCGAGGTCACGACGCTCAAGTCGTTCCGCAACCTGGTGCGCACGAACGTCCTGCACGTCGACGACGTCGGTGTGGCCGACCTCGTCCGCGCCGCGACCCTGGTCCTGAGCCAGGCCGCGCTGGACTCCCTCACGACGCGCGCCCGCAAGGAGGCGAAGGCCTGA
- the rplP gene encoding 50S ribosomal protein L16 → MLSPKRVKYRKVHRGRRHGLSRGQQTVNFGEYGLKATEAGWLTNRQIEAARIAMTRKIKRGGKVWINVFPDKAFTKKPAETRMGSGKGNPEGWVAVVKPGRVMFELSGVPEDLAREAMRLAGHKLPVKTKFVLREDGQ, encoded by the coding sequence ATGCTTTCCCCTAAGCGCGTCAAGTACCGCAAGGTCCATCGCGGACGCCGGCACGGCCTCTCGCGCGGTCAGCAGACGGTCAACTTCGGTGAGTACGGCCTCAAGGCCACCGAGGCGGGCTGGCTGACGAACCGCCAGATCGAGGCGGCTCGTATCGCGATGACCCGCAAGATCAAGCGTGGCGGCAAGGTGTGGATCAACGTCTTCCCGGACAAGGCCTTCACCAAGAAGCCGGCCGAGACCCGCATGGGTTCCGGCAAGGGCAACCCGGAGGGCTGGGTTGCCGTCGTCAAGCCGGGTCGCGTGATGTTCGAGCTCTCCGGCGTGCCGGAGGACCTCGCTCGCGAGGCCATGCGCCTGGCCGGCCACAAGCTGCCCGTGAAGACCAAGTTCGTGCTGCGAGAGGACGGTCAGTGA
- the rpsC gene encoding 30S ribosomal protein S3: protein MGQKVHPEAMRVGYIHDWKSNWFSERQFSDFLIEDVRIRDHITNKLAHAGLSDITIRKDAAEVEVNIHTARPGIVIGKSGSEVDALRRDLHRITGKSIKVNILEIKRPELDAKLVAQSIAEQLQNRVAFRRAMKRALTSAMRSGAKGCKIQVGGRLGGAEMARTEMYSDGRVPLHTLRADIDYGFYEARTTFGRIGVKCWINKGEIMPKGFTGQDLTSLDEPAQSQTDRDDDRRGGRGRDGRGRGDGRGGGGGRGRGGRGGQGGGPGGRGGGPGGGGGRGGGGGFGGGGGRGGGGGFGGGGGRGGGGGGFGGGGRGGQGGPPRGGR from the coding sequence ATGGGTCAGAAGGTTCATCCCGAGGCCATGCGCGTGGGCTACATCCACGATTGGAAGTCGAACTGGTTCTCTGAGCGCCAGTTCAGCGACTTCCTGATCGAGGATGTTCGGATTCGCGATCACATCACGAACAAGCTCGCGCACGCCGGCCTCTCCGACATCACGATCCGCAAGGACGCGGCTGAGGTGGAGGTCAACATCCACACCGCCCGTCCGGGCATCGTGATCGGCAAGTCGGGTTCCGAGGTGGACGCGCTGCGGCGCGACCTGCACCGGATCACCGGCAAGTCCATCAAGGTCAACATCCTCGAGATCAAGCGCCCCGAGCTCGACGCGAAGCTCGTCGCGCAGTCGATCGCCGAGCAGCTGCAGAACCGCGTGGCGTTCCGCCGCGCGATGAAGCGCGCCCTCACGAGCGCCATGCGCTCGGGCGCCAAGGGCTGCAAGATCCAGGTCGGCGGCCGCCTCGGCGGCGCCGAGATGGCTCGTACGGAGATGTACTCCGATGGCCGCGTGCCGCTGCACACGCTGCGCGCCGACATCGACTACGGCTTCTACGAGGCCCGCACGACGTTCGGTCGCATCGGCGTCAAGTGCTGGATCAACAAGGGCGAGATCATGCCCAAGGGCTTCACCGGTCAGGACCTGACGTCGCTCGACGAGCCGGCGCAGAGCCAGACCGATCGCGACGACGACCGTCGTGGCGGTCGCGGCCGTGACGGCCGCGGGCGTGGCGACGGGCGCGGCGGCGGCGGTGGCCGTGGGCGCGGCGGTCGCGGCGGCCAGGGCGGCGGCCCCGGCGGTCGTGGCGGCGGACCCGGCGGCGGCGGTGGCCGTGGCGGCGGGGGCGGCTTCGGCGGCGGCGGTGGCCGTGGCGGCGGAGGCGGCTTCGGCGGCGGCGGTGGCCGTGGCGGCGGAGGCGGCGGCTTCGGCGGCGGCGGTCGTGGCGGCCAGGGCGGTCCCCCGCGAGGTGGTCGCTGA